Proteins co-encoded in one Dyella humicola genomic window:
- a CDS encoding aldo/keto reductase, producing MTLSKRKFGRTGWHVSEVGFGAWAIGGSWGSVAEDDAKSALNAALDSGVTFIDTADVYGDGRSERIIRDVLRQRGGERPIVATKLGRRLDPHVASGYMNKRELAGFIDRSLSNLGVDTLDLVQLHCPPTEVYYRPEVFDAMDEFVAAGKIRFYGVSVEKVEEALKAIEYPHVVSVQIIYNMFRQRPADLFFRQAQKKNVAVIARVPLASGMLTGKMSADSVFPSDDHRTFNRHGEAFDVGETFSGVPYDIALKAVDELRGLVPVDASMAQLALRWILMEEAVSVIIPGSKNAAQATSNASAASLAPLSDEAMQHAREVYERHIAPHVHQRW from the coding sequence ATGACGCTTTCGAAGAGGAAATTTGGTCGTACCGGCTGGCATGTGTCGGAAGTCGGCTTTGGGGCATGGGCGATCGGCGGCTCGTGGGGCAGTGTCGCCGAAGACGACGCCAAGTCCGCGCTAAACGCCGCGCTCGATAGCGGTGTTACGTTCATCGACACGGCAGACGTCTACGGCGACGGCCGCTCGGAACGGATCATCCGGGACGTGTTGCGGCAGCGAGGCGGCGAGCGTCCGATCGTGGCTACCAAGCTCGGGCGTCGGCTCGATCCGCATGTGGCGAGCGGCTATATGAACAAGCGCGAGCTCGCAGGTTTTATCGACCGCAGCCTTTCGAACCTGGGCGTCGATACGCTCGACCTGGTGCAATTGCACTGCCCGCCGACGGAGGTCTATTACCGTCCCGAAGTGTTCGACGCGATGGACGAGTTTGTTGCTGCCGGCAAGATCCGCTTCTACGGCGTGTCGGTCGAAAAGGTCGAGGAAGCGCTGAAGGCGATTGAGTATCCGCACGTGGTGTCGGTGCAGATCATCTACAACATGTTCCGCCAGCGCCCTGCCGATCTGTTCTTCAGGCAGGCGCAAAAGAAGAACGTTGCCGTGATAGCGCGAGTGCCCCTGGCTAGCGGCATGTTGACGGGCAAGATGTCCGCGGATTCGGTTTTCCCGTCAGACGATCATCGAACTTTCAATCGCCATGGCGAGGCGTTCGACGTTGGCGAAACGTTCTCCGGCGTGCCTTACGACATCGCGTTGAAAGCGGTCGACGAACTGCGCGGCCTTGTACCGGTGGACGCTTCCATGGCGCAACTGGCGCTTCGCTGGATTCTCATGGAGGAGGCCGTTTCCGTCATCATTCCGGGCAGTAAAAACGCCGCGCAGGCGACATCAAACGCGTCGGCTGCGAGCCTCGCGCCACTCTCCGATGAGGCCATGCAACACGCCCGTGAAGTCTATGAGCGCCATATAGCGCCACACGTTCACCAGCGCTGGTAA
- a CDS encoding M20/M25/M40 family metallo-hydrolase: MVETAGCFRPTGGIAMMKEWVLAIVCGIACTAANAGDGLVGQVRQWRSGHESAVVRQLSDFTTIPSVAEKASGLETMAHRLQAELSQRGFQAQLWQGDPGVPAVVYGELNTPGAKRTVVFYAHYDGQPVNRAEWEADPFTPVLRSGPSPKAAALDWGQLRPPFNPEWRLFGRAVSDDKSSIVAFLQAFDALKALGRAPSVNIKVFWEGEEERGSPHLADILRQHQAQLAADLWLIGDGPMHQSRRRTLYFGARGSLDLEATVYGPLRPLHSGHYGNWVPNPAYQAAELVTDLRAPDGSIRIPGFDHDVRPLTAAERQAITALPPVEPSLKREFGIAQGEGNDGLTASTMRPALNVIGLQAGGPARAIPATAEVALDFRLVPDQTPEHVRELVEKRLQDLGWTVLHAEPDEATRSSKSKLVRLDWNHGYPGYRGDMSSPVSRAVLATAERAAAGPVAVLPMMGGSVPIYLFTKILDVPAIGLPIANHDNNQHAANENARLQNLWDGIETYAAMLGELNW, encoded by the coding sequence ATGGTTGAAACCGCGGGGTGTTTCCGCCCGACAGGAGGCATAGCAATGATGAAAGAATGGGTACTCGCCATCGTTTGCGGCATCGCCTGTACGGCGGCAAACGCCGGCGACGGGCTGGTGGGACAGGTCCGGCAATGGCGCTCGGGACATGAGTCGGCCGTGGTCCGGCAGCTTTCCGATTTCACCACGATCCCCAGCGTCGCCGAAAAAGCCTCCGGTCTCGAGACCATGGCCCATCGCTTGCAGGCGGAGCTTTCGCAGCGCGGGTTTCAGGCGCAGTTATGGCAGGGCGATCCCGGCGTGCCGGCCGTCGTCTATGGCGAACTCAACACGCCCGGCGCCAAGCGAACGGTCGTCTTCTACGCTCATTACGACGGCCAGCCCGTCAACCGCGCCGAGTGGGAGGCGGACCCGTTTACGCCGGTTCTGCGCAGCGGACCGAGCCCGAAGGCCGCGGCTCTCGACTGGGGTCAGCTGCGCCCACCATTCAATCCGGAATGGCGACTGTTCGGTCGCGCTGTCAGCGACGACAAATCGTCGATCGTCGCCTTTCTGCAAGCCTTTGACGCGCTGAAGGCTCTGGGACGAGCGCCGTCCGTCAACATCAAGGTGTTCTGGGAAGGTGAGGAGGAGCGAGGGTCACCGCACCTGGCCGACATCCTTCGTCAGCACCAAGCACAGCTCGCCGCCGATCTGTGGTTGATCGGGGATGGGCCCATGCATCAGTCACGGCGGCGCACACTCTACTTCGGTGCACGAGGTTCCCTTGACCTGGAGGCAACTGTCTACGGGCCGCTCCGGCCGTTACATAGTGGCCATTACGGCAACTGGGTGCCCAACCCGGCCTACCAGGCGGCGGAGCTGGTCACGGATTTACGCGCGCCCGACGGTAGCATCCGCATCCCAGGCTTTGATCACGATGTGCGTCCGCTGACAGCGGCCGAGCGGCAGGCCATCACGGCGCTGCCACCGGTGGAGCCGTCGCTGAAGCGGGAATTCGGTATCGCCCAAGGTGAGGGCAACGACGGCCTGACTGCGAGCACCATGCGCCCTGCCCTCAACGTGATCGGCCTCCAGGCTGGCGGCCCCGCCAGGGCGATCCCCGCGACCGCTGAGGTGGCGTTGGATTTCCGACTTGTTCCCGACCAGACGCCAGAGCACGTGCGCGAACTGGTGGAGAAACGGCTGCAAGACCTCGGCTGGACGGTGCTCCACGCAGAACCCGATGAGGCGACACGTAGCAGCAAATCCAAGCTGGTGAGGCTCGATTGGAACCACGGTTACCCCGGCTACCGCGGCGATATGAGCAGTCCCGTTTCGCGCGCCGTGCTGGCCACGGCGGAACGCGCCGCCGCTGGCCCCGTCGCCGTGTTGCCCATGATGGGAGGAAGTGTTCCGATTTATCTCTTCACCAAGATTCTGGACGTTCCGGCGATCGGCCTGCCCATCGCCAACCATGACAACAACCAGCACGCCGCCAACGAAAACGCCCGATTACAGAATCTGTGGGACGGCATAGAGACTTACGCGGCCATGCTCGGCGAGCTCAACTGGTAG
- a CDS encoding fasciclin domain-containing protein has protein sequence MSNHDSNSTRAPTKNLVDTAAANGSFHTLGKALEAAELTNVLKGSGPYTVFAPTDAAFDKLPKGTLENWLKPENKAELISVMKYHVLPGRTSAVEVEKLSAPKMMQGQTAPVRKDGDKLSIGGANITERDIASSNGIIHAIDTVIVPTKH, from the coding sequence ATGTCCAATCATGATTCCAATAGCACTCGTGCCCCGACCAAAAACCTTGTCGATACCGCAGCCGCCAATGGATCGTTCCATACGTTAGGCAAAGCGCTAGAAGCGGCAGAACTCACAAATGTTCTTAAAGGTTCCGGCCCTTACACCGTATTTGCGCCGACGGATGCGGCGTTCGACAAACTTCCGAAAGGCACACTGGAAAACTGGCTGAAGCCAGAGAACAAGGCGGAGTTGATCTCCGTGATGAAATACCACGTGTTGCCAGGCCGGACATCGGCCGTCGAGGTGGAGAAACTGAGCGCACCGAAAATGATGCAGGGCCAAACCGCGCCAGTCAGGAAAGACGGCGACAAGCTCAGCATCGGTGGTGCCAACATAACGGAGCGGGATATCGCATCAAGCAACGGCATTATCCACGCGATCGACACGGTGATCGTGCCCACTAAGCACTAA
- a CDS encoding FxLYD domain-containing protein, whose product MAYRRAAALAIAAIFSISRSANAFQVVAGCRVRVEGYRVERDVRPGRNRGVGRAVNISGRRLRDVRARFRVFDARGRRIGWPSDSIMDLRAGQSWRFRAPAAGNVSRARLASADSR is encoded by the coding sequence ATGGCTTATCGCCGCGCTGCCGCTCTGGCCATCGCGGCGATCTTCAGCATCAGCCGCAGTGCGAACGCCTTCCAAGTGGTGGCTGGCTGCCGTGTACGAGTAGAGGGCTACCGCGTGGAACGCGATGTCCGTCCAGGCAGGAATCGGGGCGTCGGTAGGGCTGTGAACATCAGTGGGCGCCGATTGCGTGATGTGCGTGCTCGGTTCCGTGTCTTCGATGCCCGCGGCCGGCGGATCGGCTGGCCATCGGACTCCATCATGGATCTGCGGGCCGGACAGAGTTGGCGCTTCCGTGCGCCGGCGGCAGGCAACGTCAGTCGCGCCAGGCTAGCGAGCGCCGACAGCAGGTAA
- a CDS encoding S41 family peptidase, giving the protein MSRSACMTFLASIAMLGASYSKATDTHSPQPIDRTISGNSVALPARGYWDLPSYGMAFDFKPSSLDIYDRAGDLCWRDSQHSGMQAANGLVPFFAKSASGSLVFFASAPDGTQYRPRPVTAMPAACTGSMNRTTPQYIFDAVAASLTELYPFTREHHVSWSDRAARLRPRIAAAQTEQDLLAVLAALFQGVEDPHTSVSGQVDGKPFRLRTFRGRDFRELSGAFSQQRRYDNFLDWVFRGWMPGEYRQAAATLLPGTHHQALGSALIWGKLEGNVGYLAINEMTGFGRDSDIEGERSLLGPALDQALTDLKGTRALVLDISHNLGGDDEVSADIAARFADKVRPAYSKQAFRDGAVQRFETIPHHGVCYRKPVYLLTSELTASAAEVFAMRMRQFPNVIQVGEPTQGVFSDATEKGLPNGWILSMSTEIYRDPDGRNYEGVGLGPWVHYQVVGVEPSAGDYGDAIRKTGALAAKQHP; this is encoded by the coding sequence ATGAGTCGTAGCGCCTGCATGACCTTCCTGGCATCTATCGCGATGCTGGGGGCTTCCTACTCAAAGGCCACGGATACTCACTCGCCACAGCCGATTGATCGAACGATTTCGGGTAACAGCGTGGCACTGCCCGCCCGGGGATATTGGGATTTGCCGAGCTACGGCATGGCTTTTGACTTCAAGCCATCATCCTTGGATATCTATGATCGCGCCGGCGACCTGTGTTGGCGGGACTCTCAGCATTCCGGCATGCAGGCGGCGAATGGTCTGGTTCCCTTCTTTGCGAAGAGTGCATCAGGCTCGTTGGTATTCTTTGCCTCCGCCCCAGACGGAACCCAATATCGTCCGCGACCGGTTACCGCGATGCCCGCCGCTTGCACTGGGTCGATGAACCGAACGACTCCTCAGTACATCTTTGACGCTGTGGCGGCGTCACTCACTGAGCTTTACCCCTTTACGCGGGAGCACCATGTTAGCTGGTCAGATCGCGCTGCCCGCCTTAGGCCCAGGATCGCGGCCGCCCAGACCGAGCAGGACTTGCTCGCCGTGCTTGCCGCGCTGTTCCAGGGTGTGGAAGACCCTCACACCAGTGTCTCGGGCCAGGTAGACGGCAAACCCTTCAGGTTGCGGACCTTTCGTGGCCGAGACTTCCGTGAACTCAGCGGAGCGTTCTCCCAACAACGTCGTTATGACAACTTTCTGGATTGGGTATTCAGAGGATGGATGCCTGGCGAATACCGCCAGGCGGCGGCCACGCTCTTGCCCGGCACACATCACCAGGCACTTGGCAGCGCGCTGATTTGGGGGAAGCTTGAGGGAAACGTAGGCTACCTGGCCATCAACGAGATGACAGGTTTTGGCCGGGACAGCGACATCGAGGGTGAACGCTCCCTGCTAGGCCCTGCGCTGGATCAGGCCCTTACTGACCTGAAAGGAACGAGAGCACTTGTTCTCGACATCTCCCACAACCTAGGCGGGGATGACGAAGTGTCGGCAGACATTGCTGCCCGCTTTGCGGACAAGGTTCGGCCGGCTTATAGCAAGCAAGCATTTCGCGACGGGGCGGTACAGCGATTCGAGACCATTCCGCACCATGGCGTTTGCTATCGAAAACCCGTCTATCTGCTGACGAGCGAACTCACAGCCAGCGCAGCCGAGGTTTTCGCCATGAGAATGCGGCAGTTCCCGAACGTGATCCAGGTCGGCGAGCCCACGCAGGGTGTTTTCTCGGATGCCACCGAAAAGGGCTTGCCTAACGGGTGGATCCTATCCATGTCCACGGAGATCTACCGTGACCCGGATGGCCGAAACTACGAGGGGGTCGGGCTGGGTCCTTGGGTCCACTATCAGGTCGTTGGCGTGGAGCCTTCGGCAGGCGATTATGGGGACGCGATCCGTAAAACTGGCGCTCTCGCTGCGAAGCAGCATCCATAG
- a CDS encoding alpha/beta hydrolase, translating into MKLWSVALVLLLVSAGVEAEEPIWQPAGGHTQVPLWPGVAPDPQSVPGPESVKSSNKLLAGKPVTNVFNVTRPTMTVYAPTGRNTGAVVVVIPGGGFQILAMDLEGTEACDWLTSNGITCVLLKYRIPSKPYEWRCDCRPHNLALSVPSLQDVQRTMRLVRSHAAEWHVDPHKVGVLGFSAGGFLVAEISTNFNRHLYAPVDAADKESARPDFAMPIYPGHLTVGDGKLNNNLPVSSETPPTFLVQAEDDYVDGVDQSLVYYAALAKARVPAEMHLYARGGHAFGLRPTPDPITGWSRLAEAWLRTIDMLHD; encoded by the coding sequence ATGAAGCTTTGGTCAGTTGCTTTGGTCCTGCTGCTGGTAAGCGCGGGCGTGGAGGCGGAAGAGCCCATCTGGCAGCCGGCCGGCGGGCATACGCAGGTACCGTTGTGGCCTGGGGTGGCGCCCGATCCGCAATCCGTGCCAGGTCCGGAAAGCGTTAAGTCGAGTAACAAGTTGCTGGCCGGCAAGCCTGTGACCAATGTGTTCAACGTGACGCGGCCGACGATGACGGTATATGCACCCACGGGAAGGAACACGGGGGCGGTGGTTGTCGTGATTCCAGGTGGCGGCTTTCAAATACTGGCCATGGACCTGGAGGGCACCGAGGCCTGCGACTGGCTGACGTCCAATGGCATCACCTGTGTGTTGCTGAAGTATCGAATACCAAGCAAGCCATACGAGTGGAGGTGCGATTGCCGCCCGCACAACTTGGCACTATCCGTGCCGTCGCTGCAGGACGTGCAGCGAACGATGCGACTGGTGCGCTCTCACGCGGCGGAGTGGCATGTCGATCCGCACAAGGTCGGCGTGTTGGGTTTCTCAGCTGGCGGTTTCCTGGTGGCCGAGATCAGCACGAACTTCAATCGACACCTGTATGCACCGGTGGATGCGGCCGACAAGGAGAGTGCGCGCCCTGATTTTGCAATGCCGATTTACCCGGGGCATCTCACCGTGGGTGACGGCAAGTTGAATAACAATCTGCCGGTATCCAGCGAGACGCCGCCGACGTTTCTGGTGCAGGCGGAAGACGATTACGTGGATGGCGTGGATCAGTCGCTGGTCTATTACGCCGCGCTGGCAAAGGCGCGTGTGCCGGCGGAGATGCATCTGTATGCACGCGGAGGCCATGCATTCGGCTTGCGGCCGACACCGGACCCGATCACAGGCTGGTCCCGGCTGGCCGAGGCGTGGCTTCGGACGATAGATATGCTCCACGACTGA
- a CDS encoding nuclear transport factor 2 family protein has translation MKRIFLCLVMLCLGLCLSVPVVATSTEGDADRGSPADILQVRNVEIIFHRAGSVLPTKDLDLMMSLYADDAVLTDTAHGNKQYKGKEEVRRYFQDVAAPFRPENHWIGYTPAMRIRSQVDGDKATLYFQCLWMDVDKNAVGAHAFSDMTLARVNGRWLVKTISVGKVEKL, from the coding sequence ATGAAACGCATCTTTCTTTGCCTAGTCATGCTCTGCCTTGGATTGTGTCTGTCGGTACCGGTGGTGGCGACGTCCACTGAGGGTGACGCGGATAGGGGCAGTCCTGCCGACATTCTTCAGGTGCGAAACGTCGAGATCATCTTTCACCGAGCAGGCAGTGTGTTGCCGACCAAGGACCTCGACCTGATGATGAGTCTCTATGCGGACGACGCGGTGCTCACCGATACGGCACACGGCAATAAGCAGTACAAGGGCAAGGAAGAAGTGCGCCGCTATTTCCAGGACGTCGCTGCACCCTTCCGGCCAGAAAACCATTGGATTGGCTACACGCCCGCCATGCGCATTCGCAGCCAGGTGGACGGCGACAAGGCCACGCTCTATTTCCAGTGTCTCTGGATGGACGTGGACAAGAACGCCGTTGGCGCGCACGCTTTTTCGGACATGACGCTGGCACGCGTCAACGGACGATGGCTAGTGAAGACCATCAGTGTCGGAAAAGTCGAAAAATTGTAA
- a CDS encoding VOC family protein produces MNSVQIDQKSYEMPPREGISVAHFLTVTDIDRSAHFYETVFGGRTLSRGDSKGAPGYIQIANTWLLVNVGGGPTPDKPSVTLSVLADQNRISSFMNIRVADIQACYKLWKSRGAEFITEPKDKYGETRCYIRDPDGYIIEVGQSKPDFTYG; encoded by the coding sequence ATGAACAGCGTACAAATCGATCAGAAGAGTTATGAGATGCCTCCTCGGGAAGGGATCAGCGTCGCGCATTTTCTCACGGTTACCGACATCGACCGATCTGCCCACTTCTACGAGACGGTCTTCGGCGGCCGCACGCTAAGCAGAGGGGACAGCAAGGGCGCGCCTGGTTACATTCAGATTGCCAATACGTGGCTGCTTGTAAACGTCGGTGGCGGACCGACCCCCGACAAGCCTTCCGTGACGCTCAGCGTGCTCGCTGACCAGAATAGGATCAGCAGCTTTATGAATATTCGCGTGGCGGATATTCAAGCCTGCTACAAATTATGGAAAAGTCGCGGAGCCGAGTTCATCACCGAGCCGAAGGATAAGTACGGCGAGACGCGCTGCTACATTCGCGATCCTGACGGTTACATTATCGAGGTCGGACAGAGCAAGCCGGACTTCACTTACGGGTAG
- a CDS encoding carbonic anhydrase, with protein sequence MGKFSDYEYRKLPGFDMNTFEGANQAIPMKTLVIYCFDPRASEIPRAVAEYLGGEVYPGENILDESGNRVGHTRTLFTETNAGGRAAFALESVAAMDYIFRIQNVVVVHHSFCGTTTLTPDLLIKAFHERHHADIATMFDHDSLAIMDFETSIKHDVALLRSSPAVPKHVKIYGFFYEISSDKLTEVVRDIPA encoded by the coding sequence ATGGGAAAGTTCAGCGATTACGAATACAGGAAACTACCCGGGTTCGACATGAACACCTTCGAGGGCGCGAATCAGGCGATCCCGATGAAGACCCTTGTGATCTACTGCTTTGACCCTCGGGCGTCCGAAATTCCACGGGCTGTCGCCGAGTATCTTGGGGGCGAGGTCTATCCGGGTGAAAACATTCTCGACGAATCCGGCAATCGGGTTGGCCATACCCGGACGCTATTTACCGAGACTAATGCGGGCGGACGCGCCGCCTTCGCTCTGGAGTCCGTGGCGGCCATGGACTACATATTCCGCATTCAGAATGTCGTCGTGGTTCACCACTCGTTCTGCGGCACGACGACGCTGACGCCCGATCTGCTCATCAAGGCGTTTCATGAGCGTCATCACGCCGATATCGCGACGATGTTTGATCACGACAGCTTGGCCATCATGGATTTCGAGACGTCGATCAAGCATGACGTCGCGTTACTTCGTTCGAGCCCGGCGGTGCCCAAGCACGTCAAGATCTACGGCTTCTTCTACGAAATCAGTTCCGACAAGTTGACCGAGGTGGTGCGTGACATTCCTGCGTAG
- a CDS encoding VOC family protein: MSKQIFVNLPVTDLTRSKAFYEAIGTVNNPAFSDDTAACMVFSDAIYVMLLTHDKWRQFTSKRIVDAHVDAQVLLCLSAGSREEVSNLIDKASGAGGKADPTPVQDFGFMYGRSFEDPDGHIWEVMWMDANAIPPHG; the protein is encoded by the coding sequence ATGAGCAAGCAGATCTTCGTTAACCTGCCCGTCACGGACCTGACACGATCAAAGGCGTTCTACGAAGCCATTGGCACGGTCAACAATCCTGCATTCAGTGACGATACCGCGGCGTGCATGGTGTTCTCCGATGCGATCTACGTGATGCTTCTCACGCACGACAAGTGGCGCCAGTTCACGAGCAAGCGGATCGTCGATGCGCACGTGGACGCACAGGTCTTGTTGTGTCTGTCTGCGGGCAGTCGCGAAGAAGTGTCCAACCTGATCGACAAGGCGAGCGGCGCCGGTGGTAAGGCGGATCCCACGCCCGTGCAGGACTTCGGCTTCATGTATGGCCGCAGCTTCGAGGATCCAGACGGTCACATCTGGGAAGTGATGTGGATGGATGCAAACGCCATCCCGCCACACGGTTGA
- a CDS encoding RidA family protein — MTRPVVRMLAVATVALASAFGAHAAPAQEGITHYTTGESKYPFTPAVRAGNTVFLSGQIGADASGLGKDFETQARLAMDNIMSAAKLAGMGPENIAKCTVMLADMKNWDAFNKIYRAYFKDGQFPARSAFGVTGLALGAALEVECIGYVTTPATSH, encoded by the coding sequence ATGACCCGTCCCGTCGTTCGAATGCTAGCCGTTGCCACCGTAGCCTTGGCGAGTGCGTTTGGCGCGCACGCCGCGCCTGCACAAGAAGGCATCACTCACTACACCACGGGCGAGAGCAAGTATCCCTTCACGCCGGCCGTGCGTGCTGGGAACACGGTCTTTCTCTCCGGGCAAATCGGTGCCGATGCCTCGGGCCTTGGCAAAGACTTCGAAACGCAGGCGCGCCTTGCCATGGACAACATCATGTCTGCGGCCAAGCTCGCGGGGATGGGGCCGGAGAACATTGCCAAATGCACGGTCATGCTGGCCGACATGAAGAACTGGGACGCCTTCAACAAGATCTACCGCGCCTACTTCAAGGACGGTCAGTTCCCGGCGCGCAGCGCCTTTGGCGTGACGGGCTTGGCTCTAGGGGCCGCACTCGAAGTGGAGTGCATCGGCTACGTCACGACGCCAGCAACCTCTCACTGA
- a CDS encoding TetR/AcrR family transcriptional regulator, which produces MNKPPDSAGGRYHHGDLRRALLEAAASAADIEHISLRELASGLGVSAAAVYRHFASREALLAELAAIGIAQLQQRFADAFDLHAPAADAQEAIARLHRLGVAYLRFADEQPAMWRLIFGTFAVQTRANALQTGKPTSYSYLPAALQGLHETGVMALPPSPGDLLFTWSTVHGAAALRVGNVAPAQGEVEHVGAEVVQRILRGIGATPPQS; this is translated from the coding sequence ATGAATAAGCCCCCCGACTCTGCCGGCGGGCGGTATCACCACGGAGACCTGCGACGAGCCCTGCTTGAGGCTGCGGCGAGTGCAGCAGACATCGAGCACATCTCTCTACGAGAGCTAGCCTCCGGACTGGGGGTCAGTGCCGCTGCGGTGTACCGGCACTTTGCCAGCCGCGAGGCTTTACTGGCGGAGCTGGCCGCCATCGGCATCGCTCAGCTCCAGCAGCGCTTTGCTGACGCATTCGATCTTCACGCGCCGGCGGCAGATGCCCAGGAGGCGATCGCACGCCTGCACCGCCTGGGCGTGGCGTATCTGCGCTTTGCCGACGAGCAGCCGGCCATGTGGCGCCTGATCTTCGGCACATTTGCAGTGCAGACCCGCGCTAACGCTTTGCAAACGGGCAAACCGACCAGCTACTCCTATCTGCCGGCGGCATTACAAGGGCTGCACGAAACCGGCGTGATGGCACTTCCACCATCGCCAGGAGATTTGTTGTTCACCTGGAGCACCGTCCACGGAGCGGCGGCGCTACGGGTAGGCAACGTAGCTCCGGCACAGGGTGAAGTCGAGCACGTAGGCGCCGAGGTTGTGCAGCGCATTTTGCGCGGAATTGGCGCAACTCCTCCGCAGTCCTGA
- a CDS encoding alpha/beta fold hydrolase, protein MTPPEPNSVKVWSIPTSLSQLAVYDTGIPRRAVATSEVLVLWPSVLADHRIYDAQVAALRERHRLILIDGPGHGASGASVGSFSMAQCADAVAQVLDALEIVKPVVCIGTSWGGLVAGEFALGHPERTRAVVMLNTPVFKTRARWRDSFVSWGARWLKFTNTYVQGVADAYFMPETRKRQSAYMDAFRNHIRGARGAALSRAVRSVLLERDDLASRLKSIAAPTLFVAGSHDSMYPVDDLRHAAAQLSRGRFVELPTAHLSVVDAPVETTRAIDSFLDELKFASPFELHGAKA, encoded by the coding sequence ATGACGCCTCCCGAACCCAATTCAGTCAAGGTCTGGTCGATTCCGACCAGCCTCAGTCAGTTAGCGGTCTACGATACCGGCATACCCCGCCGCGCGGTCGCTACATCGGAGGTCCTGGTCCTTTGGCCCTCGGTTCTGGCTGACCACCGCATCTACGATGCGCAGGTGGCCGCCCTGCGGGAACGTCACCGACTGATCCTCATAGATGGCCCCGGTCACGGCGCGAGCGGCGCATCCGTTGGGAGCTTCAGCATGGCGCAATGCGCGGATGCGGTCGCGCAGGTGCTGGACGCTCTTGAGATCGTCAAGCCTGTGGTTTGCATTGGCACGTCGTGGGGCGGTCTCGTTGCGGGTGAGTTCGCGTTAGGCCACCCAGAGCGCACGCGCGCTGTCGTCATGTTGAACACTCCGGTCTTTAAGACCCGTGCACGTTGGCGCGACAGCTTCGTTAGTTGGGGCGCACGCTGGCTGAAATTTACCAACACATACGTACAGGGCGTGGCCGACGCCTACTTTATGCCCGAGACGCGGAAGCGCCAATCCGCATACATGGACGCATTCCGCAATCATATCCGAGGGGCCCGCGGTGCGGCGCTGTCGCGGGCCGTTCGCTCGGTACTGCTGGAAAGAGATGACCTGGCCTCACGTCTGAAGAGCATCGCCGCACCAACTCTGTTCGTCGCCGGATCGCACGACTCCATGTACCCGGTGGACGATTTGCGCCACGCCGCCGCACAGTTGTCGCGCGGCCGCTTCGTCGAGCTGCCAACGGCCCATCTCTCGGTAGTCGACGCGCCCGTTGAAACCACACGAGCCATCGATTCGTTCTTGGACGAACTGAAATTCGCGAGCCCTTTTGAGCTCCACGGAGCTAAAGCTTGA
- a CDS encoding SDR family NAD(P)-dependent oxidoreductase: MKDESRVILVTGGTRGIGAAIAAQLRGMAHRVYVTQRAQLEGGRQDGLQVLSLDITSAASVEACVQEMLRREGHIDVLINNAGYDLFGAVLETSWHELMDQLDTNFLGAARMVQAVLPSMLERRSGRIINISSIGGEVGLPMNAAYSASKFALEGYTESLRQELMPLGLYACTVSPSPVATGSLEQSIREVSAADNPFAQRRAELVRRMRSDGLTSRTRPEHVAAAVVQAVHARVPAPRYRVGALARWIPRLKGWLPDALFERFMRRTFP, from the coding sequence TTGAAGGATGAATCGCGGGTAATACTTGTCACCGGCGGCACGCGAGGCATCGGCGCGGCGATCGCCGCCCAGCTCCGTGGAATGGCCCACCGCGTTTACGTGACTCAGCGCGCCCAACTTGAGGGCGGGCGCCAAGACGGCCTCCAGGTGCTGAGCCTCGATATTACTAGCGCAGCGTCTGTCGAAGCATGTGTGCAAGAAATGCTGCGGCGCGAGGGTCACATCGACGTACTGATCAACAATGCCGGTTACGACTTGTTCGGCGCCGTGCTCGAGACCTCGTGGCACGAACTCATGGACCAGCTGGACACGAACTTTCTTGGCGCGGCGCGCATGGTACAAGCCGTCTTGCCGAGCATGCTCGAGCGCCGCTCGGGTCGTATCATCAACATCAGTTCGATCGGGGGCGAGGTTGGCTTGCCGATGAACGCAGCCTACTCAGCCAGCAAGTTCGCCCTCGAGGGCTACACAGAATCGCTGCGGCAGGAGCTGATGCCACTCGGCCTCTATGCTTGCACCGTTAGCCCGAGCCCGGTGGCCACCGGTTCTCTCGAGCAGTCGATCCGGGAAGTCAGTGCGGCCGACAACCCGTTCGCTCAGAGGCGAGCCGAGCTAGTCAGGCGCATGCGTAGCGACGGCCTTACGAGCCGCACGCGGCCAGAGCACGTCGCGGCCGCTGTCGTACAGGCCGTACATGCACGAGTGCCGGCGCCGCGCTATAGGGTCGGTGCGCTCGCCCGCTGGATCCCTCGCCTGAAGGGTTGGCTGCCAGACGCGCTGTTCGAGCGATTCATGCGCCGTACGTTCCCCTGA